From the genome of Streptomyces sp. NBC_01317, one region includes:
- the paaK gene encoding phenylacetate--CoA ligase PaaK, with protein MTPLLDAAEQLGREELAVLQLARLRATLRHAYDQVPFYRQAFDKAGLRPEDCHSLADLARFPFTAKADLRDNYPFGMFAVERSEVRRIHASSGTTGRPTVVGYTEKDLDTWADLVARAIRAAGGRPGHTVHVAYGYGLFTGGLGAHYGAERLGCTVVPASGGMTARQVRLIQDFEPEIIMVTPSYMLTLLDEFERQGVDPRTTSLRVGIFGAEPWTEEMRREIEERFAIDAVDIYGLSEVMGPGVSFECVETKDGLHISEDHFYPEVVDPFTGEVLPDGEEGELVFTSLTKEAMPVVRYRTRDLTRLLPGTARAFRRMEKVTGRTDDMVILRGVNLFPTQIEEIVLRTPGVAPHFQLRLTREGRMDALTVRAEARALAGPEVREDAARAIAAAVKDGIGVSVKVEIVDPETLERSVGKIRRIVDLRD; from the coding sequence ATGACACCTCTGCTGGACGCGGCGGAACAGCTCGGCCGCGAGGAGCTGGCCGTACTCCAGCTGGCGCGCCTGCGGGCCACCCTGCGGCACGCGTACGACCAGGTCCCCTTCTACCGGCAGGCCTTCGACAAGGCGGGCCTGCGGCCGGAGGACTGTCACTCGCTCGCCGATCTGGCCCGCTTCCCCTTCACCGCCAAGGCCGATCTGCGCGACAACTACCCCTTCGGGATGTTCGCCGTCGAGCGGTCCGAGGTACGGCGTATCCACGCCTCCAGCGGCACCACGGGACGGCCCACCGTCGTCGGGTACACCGAGAAGGACCTGGACACCTGGGCGGACCTGGTCGCCCGCGCGATCCGGGCGGCCGGCGGGCGCCCCGGGCACACGGTCCATGTGGCGTACGGATACGGGCTGTTCACCGGCGGCCTCGGGGCGCACTACGGCGCCGAGCGGCTCGGTTGTACGGTCGTTCCCGCGTCCGGCGGCATGACCGCCCGCCAGGTCCGGCTGATCCAGGACTTCGAGCCCGAGATCATCATGGTGACGCCGTCGTACATGCTGACGCTGCTCGACGAGTTCGAGCGCCAGGGCGTCGATCCCCGGACGACCTCCCTGCGGGTGGGCATCTTCGGCGCCGAGCCGTGGACGGAGGAGATGCGGCGGGAGATCGAGGAGCGGTTCGCGATCGACGCGGTCGACATCTACGGGCTGTCCGAGGTGATGGGTCCCGGCGTGTCGTTCGAATGCGTGGAGACCAAGGACGGGCTGCACATCTCGGAGGACCACTTCTACCCGGAGGTCGTGGACCCGTTCACCGGCGAGGTGCTGCCGGACGGGGAGGAGGGCGAGCTGGTCTTCACGTCGCTCACGAAGGAGGCGATGCCGGTCGTCCGCTACCGGACGCGCGACCTCACCCGGCTGCTGCCCGGTACGGCGCGGGCCTTCCGGCGCATGGAGAAGGTCACGGGCCGGACGGACGACATGGTGATCCTGCGCGGGGTGAACCTCTTCCCCACCCAGATCGAGGAGATCGTGCTCCGTACGCCGGGGGTCGCCCCGCACTTCCAGCTGCGGCTGACCCGCGAGGGGCGGATGGACGCGCTGACGGTACGGGCCGAGGCGCGCGCCCTGGCCGGTCCCGAGGTCCGGGAGGACGCGGCGCGGGCGATCGCGGCGGCCGTGAAGGACGGCATCGGGGTGTCGGTGAAGGTGGAGATCGTGGATCCGGAAACGCTGGAGCGTTCGGTGGGGAAGATCAGGCGGATCGTGGATCTGCGGGACTGA
- a CDS encoding SGNH/GDSL hydrolase family protein → MPEVRRPGRQSDRRALRPDLATVVTGVNDLLRPRFDAAEVAGHLEEMFGALTAAGADVVTLAFPDVAKIVPLARPLRSRVCELNTRIRATAARHGVAVAETGRQAVATDPRLWSADRLHAGPLGHERIAAALAQAVHLPGSDDAWTLPLPRRKVPTGRRAAEDELRWAAAFLGPWLTRRVHGRSSGDGRTAKRPSSCP, encoded by the coding sequence ATTCCTGAGGTACGTCGCCCTGGGCGACAGTCAGACCGAAGGGCCCTGCGGCCCGACCTGGCCACCGTTGTCACCGGGGTCAACGACCTGCTCCGGCCCCGGTTCGACGCCGCGGAGGTGGCCGGGCACCTGGAAGAGATGTTCGGCGCGCTCACGGCTGCCGGGGCCGACGTGGTGACGCTGGCCTTCCCCGACGTGGCGAAGATCGTGCCCCTTGCCCGGCCGTTGAGGTCCCGCGTGTGCGAGCTCAACACCCGCATCCGCGCCACGGCCGCCCGTCACGGGGTCGCGGTCGCCGAAACGGGCCGCCAGGCCGTCGCCACCGATCCACGGCTGTGGAGCGCGGACCGGCTCCACGCCGGTCCCCTCGGCCACGAACGGATCGCCGCGGCCCTCGCCCAGGCCGTCCACCTGCCCGGAAGCGACGACGCCTGGACGCTCCCCCTGCCTCGCCGGAAGGTCCCCACGGGCCGGCGGGCCGCGGAAGACGAACTGCGCTGGGCGGCCGCGTTCCTCGGCCCCTGGCTCACCCGCCGTGTGCACGGCCGGTCCTCCGGCGACGGCCGCACCGCGAAACGCCCCAGCTCCTGCCCGTGA
- a CDS encoding DUF397 domain-containing protein gives MAESTTTHQPLTGWNKPELDLSNADWRSGSQGRGDVQIAFVEGFIAMRNSGKPESPSLIFSPAEWRAFVINAREGEFDLT, from the coding sequence GTGGCCGAAAGCACCACCACCCATCAGCCGCTCACGGGCTGGAACAAGCCGGAGCTGGACCTGAGCAACGCGGACTGGCGGTCGGGCAGCCAGGGCAGGGGTGATGTCCAGATCGCCTTCGTCGAGGGCTTCATCGCGATGCGCAACAGCGGCAAGCCGGAGAGCCCTTCACTGATCTTCAGCCCCGCGGAATGGCGTGCCTTCGTGATCAACGCACGCGAGGGGGAGTTCGACCTCACCTGA
- a CDS encoding PadR family transcriptional regulator: MALRHAVLAALLDGEYSGYQLAKAFDIGVANFWHALPQQLYAELTRLEKEGLVAGRQVVQETRPNKRLFRVTDAGRAELETFAAAVSKPSFIRDDLLVKVQVADRVGTAPVIGQLEERASAAEAKIELLGKLLRQLRGDADEEEFLRHGERIGPYLTCLRGLAFEQEHRDWCLRIATVLKERQPARAER, from the coding sequence ATGGCGCTGCGGCATGCGGTGCTGGCGGCACTGCTGGACGGCGAGTACAGCGGATACCAACTGGCGAAGGCGTTCGACATCGGCGTCGCGAACTTCTGGCACGCCCTGCCCCAGCAGCTGTACGCCGAGCTGACCAGGCTGGAGAAGGAAGGGCTGGTCGCGGGTCGGCAGGTGGTCCAGGAAACCCGGCCCAACAAACGGCTGTTCCGGGTCACCGACGCCGGCCGCGCCGAGCTGGAGACGTTCGCCGCGGCCGTGTCGAAGCCCTCGTTCATCCGCGACGACCTGCTGGTCAAGGTCCAGGTCGCCGACCGTGTCGGCACGGCGCCGGTGATCGGACAGCTGGAGGAGCGGGCGTCCGCGGCCGAGGCCAAGATCGAGCTTCTCGGCAAGCTGCTGCGGCAGCTGCGCGGCGACGCGGACGAGGAGGAGTTCCTCCGCCACGGCGAGCGGATCGGGCCGTACCTGACCTGCCTGCGCGGCCTGGCCTTCGAGCAGGAGCACCGGGACTGGTGCCTGCGGATCGCGACCGTCCTCAAGGAAAGGCAGCCGGCTCGTGCCGAACGGTGA
- a CDS encoding calcium:proton antiporter: MRTGTGIRALTSRWTVVVPLIAVVALVFSWGRHVPPYAVGLIALCLAGAVLAAVHHAEVVAHRVGEPFGSLVLAVAVTIIEVALIVTLMIDGGPKTATLARDTVFAAVMITCNGILGLCLLVGALRSRIAVFNAQGTGAALATVATLATLTLVFPTFTTSRPGPQFSTEQLAFAAVASLLLYGLFVAVQTVRHRDYFLPVTQEGELKQEDTHAPLPTRRETTVSLVLLLVALIAVVGDAKAVSPTVESGVESAGLPHAVVGVVIALLVLLPETIAAVRAARHERVQTSLNLALGSAMASIGLTVPAIAFATIWLDGPLVLGLNAVHMVLLALTVVVGALTVAPGRATLLQGGVHLGIFAAFVFLAISP, translated from the coding sequence ATGAGGACGGGCACCGGAATCCGGGCACTGACGTCCCGGTGGACCGTGGTGGTGCCGCTGATCGCGGTGGTCGCCCTCGTGTTCAGCTGGGGGCGGCACGTGCCGCCGTACGCGGTCGGCCTGATCGCCCTCTGCCTCGCGGGCGCCGTGCTCGCCGCCGTCCATCACGCCGAGGTCGTCGCCCACCGCGTCGGCGAGCCGTTCGGCTCGCTCGTCCTCGCCGTCGCGGTGACGATCATCGAGGTGGCGCTGATCGTCACCCTGATGATCGACGGAGGCCCCAAGACCGCCACCCTGGCCCGGGACACCGTCTTCGCCGCCGTCATGATCACCTGCAACGGTATTCTCGGCCTCTGCCTGCTCGTTGGGGCGCTGCGCAGCAGGATCGCCGTGTTCAACGCGCAGGGCACCGGCGCCGCGCTCGCCACCGTCGCGACCCTGGCGACCCTCACCCTCGTCTTCCCGACCTTCACCACGAGCCGCCCGGGTCCCCAGTTCTCCACCGAGCAGCTGGCCTTCGCCGCGGTCGCCTCACTGCTCCTGTACGGGCTGTTCGTCGCCGTCCAGACCGTGCGCCACCGCGACTACTTCCTGCCCGTCACCCAGGAGGGTGAGCTCAAACAGGAGGACACGCACGCCCCGCTGCCCACCCGCCGTGAGACCACCGTGAGCCTGGTGCTGCTCCTCGTGGCGCTGATCGCCGTCGTCGGGGACGCGAAGGCCGTCTCGCCCACCGTCGAGTCCGGGGTGGAGTCGGCCGGGCTGCCGCACGCCGTCGTCGGGGTCGTGATCGCTCTGCTGGTCCTGCTGCCGGAGACCATCGCCGCCGTACGGGCCGCACGCCACGAGCGCGTACAGACCAGCCTCAACCTGGCGCTCGGATCCGCGATGGCGAGCATCGGGCTGACCGTCCCGGCGATCGCCTTCGCGACGATCTGGCTGGACGGGCCGCTGGTGCTCGGGCTCAACGCCGTCCACATGGTCCTGCTCGCCCTGACCGTCGTGGTCGGCGCGCTGACCGTGGCACCCGGCCGGGCCACGCTGCTCCAGGGCGGGGTGCACCTGGGGATCTTCGCCGCGTTCGTGTTCCTGGCGATCAGCCCGTGA
- a CDS encoding nuclear transport factor 2 family protein, protein METAERFRAAVEKGQLAALEDLFTEDIRLYSPVKFTPFEGRPMVLGLFGVLLRTFEDFRYAGHFEGTAETAADGEDAPSAILLFRATVDGKQIHGIDLLQFDGAGRIKEFTVMVRPQSAVHALGRAVLAGLVADGLVPEAVAR, encoded by the coding sequence ATGGAGACTGCCGAACGCTTCCGCGCTGCCGTGGAGAAGGGGCAACTCGCGGCACTGGAAGACTTGTTCACCGAGGACATCCGCCTCTACAGCCCCGTGAAGTTCACGCCCTTCGAGGGCAGGCCCATGGTGCTGGGGCTCTTCGGCGTCCTGCTGCGCACCTTCGAGGACTTCCGCTACGCCGGGCACTTCGAGGGCACGGCCGAGACCGCTGCCGACGGCGAAGACGCTCCGTCGGCGATCCTGCTCTTCCGGGCCACCGTGGACGGCAAACAGATCCACGGCATCGACCTGCTCCAGTTCGACGGGGCGGGCAGGATCAAGGAGTTCACGGTGATGGTCCGCCCCCAGTCCGCTGTGCACGCCCTGGGCCGGGCGGTACTCGCGGGCCTGGTCGCCGACGGACTCGTCCCCGAGGCCGTCGCCCGGTAG
- a CDS encoding alpha/beta fold hydrolase, with product MPTFSAYDGTELAYHLVGEGEPLVCLPGGPMRASEYLGDLGGLAAYRRLVLLDLRGTGGSAIPADHTTYRCDRQADDVEALRAHLGLERLDLLGHSASGSLAALYAARYPDRVRSLTLVTPVVPAAGIEPTDEDRREAMALRSGEPWYETGLAAFEEIEAGRESPGAWEAVTPFNYGRWDDAARAFSAASDGQINPEAAALYSAPGAFDPAATRAVLRTLDVPVLVLTGELDGGPRPARARELVEVFPDAREAVVRGAAHFPWLDEPGAFVRTVAAFLDPGVHRVDVAGVRLAYRTWGERDAPPVVLLHGRCGNSRDWTEIAEDLARDRWVIAPDLSGHGLSDWPGRYGLARYRDELRGFLAALGLTGVDVVAHSMGGFAAYLLAQEAPELFGRLVLEESPPLLPLDPPRPPAVREEGELAYDWPLVPAVDAELNTPDPAWTEGFGRITAPTLVIAGGPDSHVAQEKFAWLAERVPGARLVTIDAGHLVHRTRPAEFLAALREFGI from the coding sequence ATGCCCACCTTCAGCGCGTACGACGGGACGGAACTCGCCTACCACCTGGTGGGGGAGGGGGAGCCGCTGGTGTGCCTGCCCGGCGGCCCCATGCGGGCGTCGGAGTACCTCGGCGACCTGGGAGGGCTGGCCGCGTACCGGCGGCTGGTCCTGCTCGACCTGCGGGGCACCGGCGGCTCCGCGATTCCGGCGGACCACACGACGTACCGCTGCGACCGGCAGGCCGACGACGTCGAGGCGCTCCGCGCCCACCTGGGGCTGGAGCGGCTGGACCTGCTCGGCCACTCGGCGTCCGGGAGCCTGGCCGCGCTCTACGCGGCGCGGTACCCGGACCGGGTGCGTTCGCTGACGCTGGTGACGCCCGTCGTCCCGGCGGCCGGGATCGAGCCGACCGACGAGGACCGGCGGGAGGCGATGGCGCTGCGCTCCGGTGAGCCCTGGTACGAGACGGGCCTCGCGGCCTTCGAGGAGATCGAGGCCGGCCGGGAGTCGCCCGGGGCGTGGGAGGCGGTCACGCCCTTCAACTACGGACGCTGGGACGACGCGGCGCGGGCCTTCTCCGCCGCCTCGGACGGGCAGATCAACCCGGAGGCCGCCGCCCTGTACTCCGCGCCGGGCGCGTTCGACCCGGCCGCGACGCGGGCCGTGCTGCGCACGCTGGACGTACCGGTACTGGTGCTGACGGGCGAGCTGGACGGCGGACCCCGCCCGGCACGGGCGCGGGAGCTGGTGGAAGTGTTCCCGGACGCCCGGGAGGCGGTGGTCCGGGGCGCGGCGCACTTCCCCTGGCTGGACGAACCGGGCGCGTTCGTCCGTACGGTGGCGGCGTTCCTGGACCCGGGGGTGCACCGCGTCGACGTGGCCGGGGTACGGCTGGCCTACCGCACGTGGGGCGAGCGGGACGCGCCGCCGGTGGTGCTCCTGCACGGCCGGTGCGGAAACAGCCGGGACTGGACGGAGATCGCGGAGGATCTCGCGCGCGACCGGTGGGTGATCGCCCCCGACCTCAGCGGGCACGGCCTGAGCGACTGGCCGGGCCGGTACGGGCTGGCGCGCTACCGCGACGAACTGCGCGGCTTCCTGGCCGCGCTCGGGCTGACCGGGGTGGACGTCGTCGCCCACTCGATGGGCGGCTTCGCGGCGTACCTGCTGGCTCAGGAGGCACCGGAGCTGTTCGGCCGCCTGGTCCTGGAGGAGAGCCCGCCGCTCCTTCCGCTGGACCCGCCGCGCCCGCCGGCCGTGCGGGAGGAGGGCGAACTCGCCTACGACTGGCCGCTCGTGCCCGCCGTGGACGCGGAGCTGAACACACCGGACCCGGCGTGGACGGAGGGGTTCGGCCGGATCACCGCGCCGACGCTGGTGATCGCGGGCGGCCCGGACAGCCACGTCGCGCAGGAGAAGTTCGCGTGGCTGGCGGAACGGGTGCCGGGGGCCCGGCTGGTCACGATCGACGCGGGACACCTGGTCCACCGCACACGCCCGGCCGAATTCCTGGCGGCGCTGCGGGAGTTCGGCATCTGA